Proteins co-encoded in one Candidatus Omnitrophota bacterium genomic window:
- a CDS encoding acetate--CoA ligase family protein — MSISELFRFNKKESQDQNCKKDLNAIFKPRGVAVVGASSTPGKVGYQILKNIIDCGYEGEIYPINPKDDEVLGKKAYKTVEEVPGDVDVAVISIPAPLVIQTLEGCARKGVKGVAVITSGFGEVGNVEDELQLKKVADKNNIALLGPNMFGYVYTPSKLNASFGPADILPGKIAFISQSGALAISLMGWTAMEKIGLASLVNLGNKADIDEKDLIEYFNNDDNVDAILIYMEGIKEGRKFLETEIKKPVVILKVGSSTRGAKAAASHTGSLSGSDKIYEGVFKQLGLLRAKTFTQAFDWARAFSLSLPKGDETIIITNGGGIGVATTDECESQGIKLIDDSKWLEEKFRKTMPDFGSTKNPIDITGGSGMKGYQESTRIALQEDRIKSVIILYCETAVTNPIDIAKTIVEEYKKVNRNKPVLVAMVGGIRTTEALHYLNDNHIPAFSEVSDAVSSLRALYKWQEISGRKKEIPKIEPAPQEVVDMIEKIKGVGRSILLEHEARKVLELCGVPTPKWGFARNIDEAIDQAKDMYPLAMKITSPEIIHKSDVGGVVVNIRNEQQLKEKFDKMMNNVSAAMPDANILGVNIIQMVEGIECIVGMSNDPQFGPVVMFGLGGVFVEALKDVSFRIVPFGKMEAGRLLNDIKAKKILDGFRGVEAHKPSIIQTIYSIQRLAPLVKEIDINPLITNKDGSFAVDARIIL, encoded by the coding sequence ATGTCGATTAGCGAGCTGTTTCGTTTTAATAAAAAAGAATCACAAGATCAAAATTGCAAAAAAGATCTCAATGCTATTTTTAAACCTCGCGGGGTAGCTGTTGTTGGGGCGTCGTCCACCCCAGGAAAAGTTGGTTATCAAATTTTAAAAAATATTATTGATTGCGGATATGAAGGAGAAATTTATCCGATTAATCCTAAGGACGATGAAGTTTTGGGCAAAAAAGCATACAAAACAGTTGAAGAGGTTCCTGGGGATGTTGATGTTGCAGTTATTTCTATTCCAGCGCCACTTGTTATTCAGACTTTAGAGGGATGCGCGCGTAAAGGCGTTAAAGGCGTTGCGGTGATTACATCTGGTTTTGGCGAAGTTGGGAATGTTGAAGATGAGCTGCAGTTAAAGAAAGTAGCGGATAAGAATAATATCGCTCTTTTAGGGCCAAATATGTTTGGTTATGTTTATACGCCATCAAAACTAAATGCGAGTTTCGGACCCGCAGATATTCTTCCTGGAAAAATTGCGTTTATTTCTCAAAGTGGTGCGCTTGCGATTTCTCTGATGGGATGGACTGCGATGGAAAAGATTGGTCTTGCTTCTTTGGTCAATTTAGGCAATAAGGCAGATATCGATGAAAAGGATTTGATTGAATATTTTAATAACGATGACAATGTAGATGCGATTTTAATTTATATGGAAGGAATCAAGGAAGGAAGAAAATTTCTTGAAACAGAGATTAAGAAACCTGTTGTCATTCTAAAGGTTGGATCGTCGACAAGAGGGGCAAAAGCGGCGGCATCCCATACAGGATCATTGTCAGGGTCAGATAAAATTTATGAAGGCGTTTTTAAGCAACTTGGTCTTTTGCGTGCTAAAACATTTACACAAGCTTTTGACTGGGCGCGTGCATTTTCACTTTCTTTGCCTAAGGGAGATGAAACAATTATTATTACAAATGGGGGCGGCATTGGGGTTGCAACAACTGATGAATGTGAATCACAAGGGATTAAGTTAATCGATGATTCTAAGTGGTTAGAAGAAAAATTTCGAAAAACTATGCCTGATTTTGGAAGCACGAAGAATCCAATCGATATCACAGGTGGAAGCGGTATGAAAGGATATCAGGAATCAACTCGAATTGCTTTGCAAGAAGATAGGATTAAATCGGTTATTATTTTGTATTGCGAAACGGCTGTAACAAATCCAATTGATATTGCTAAAACTATTGTTGAAGAATATAAAAAGGTTAATCGTAACAAGCCGGTTTTAGTTGCGATGGTTGGAGGTATCCGAACCACAGAAGCGCTTCATTATTTAAATGATAACCATATTCCTGCTTTTAGTGAGGTCAGCGATGCGGTTTCTTCGTTAAGGGCGCTTTATAAGTGGCAAGAAATTTCAGGACGAAAAAAAGAGATCCCAAAAATTGAACCAGCGCCACAAGAAGTCGTGGATATGATTGAGAAAATTAAGGGTGTTGGCAGAAGTATATTGCTTGAGCATGAAGCTCGAAAAGTTCTTGAGCTTTGTGGGGTTCCAACTCCAAAGTGGGGATTTGCACGTAATATTGATGAAGCTATTGACCAAGCGAAAGATATGTATCCTTTGGCGATGAAAATCACTTCTCCGGAAATTATTCATAAGTCGGATGTTGGAGGCGTTGTGGTAAATATTCGAAATGAGCAGCAGCTTAAAGAAAAGTTTGATAAAATGATGAATAATGTTTCAGCTGCCATGCCAGATGCTAATATTTTAGGAGTTAATATTATTCAGATGGTTGAAGGGATTGAATGCATCGTTGGGATGAGCAATGATCCTCAGTTTGGTCCTGTAGTGATGTTTGGTCTTGGAGGAGTTTTTGTTGAGGCCTTAAAAGATGTGTCTTTTCGCATTGTTCCTTTTGGAAAGATGGAGGCAGGACGACTTCTAAACGATATTAAGGCCAAGAAAATCCTAGACGGCTTTAGAGGTGTTGAGGCACACAAGCCTTCTATTATTCAGACGATTTATTCTATTCAGCGTTTAGCGCCTTTGGTTAAAGAGATTGACATCAATCCTTTGATTACCAATAAAGACGGTAGTTTTGCTGTGGATGCGCGCATTATTCTTTAA
- a CDS encoding redox-sensing transcriptional repressor Rex, with amino-acid sequence MTFIIMHKISRKTTERALLYLRTLEGLIKSKRYLVSSSELAKMTGFSDVQIRKDISKFGKVGTPRIGYKTIELRDILERFVLQQDSVQAALFGVGNLGSAILKYPGFHQGRIKIVATFDKDSKKIGKKINGVNIYAIDRAPEIIKKTKIEIGIIAVPKEFSQEVADVVVLSGLKGIINFSPMFISVPKNVIVRDIDFTIEFLSLFCDIQR; translated from the coding sequence ATGACTTTTATTATTATGCATAAGATTTCACGAAAAACGACAGAACGCGCTCTTCTTTATCTCCGCACATTAGAAGGATTAATTAAATCTAAAAGGTATTTGGTTTCGTCAAGTGAGCTTGCCAAGATGACAGGTTTTAGCGATGTCCAGATTCGAAAGGATATCTCTAAGTTTGGGAAGGTAGGAACACCACGAATTGGTTATAAAACGATCGAGCTTCGGGATATTCTCGAAAGATTTGTGTTGCAGCAGGATTCTGTGCAGGCAGCACTCTTTGGAGTTGGAAATTTAGGTTCTGCGATTCTAAAGTATCCTGGTTTTCATCAGGGTCGGATCAAGATTGTTGCTACGTTTGATAAAGATTCTAAAAAAATTGGAAAGAAAATTAATGGTGTTAATATTTATGCAATAGATCGAGCACCTGAAATTATCAAAAAAACAAAGATTGAAATCGGGATTATTGCCGTGCCTAAGGAATTTAGCCAAGAAGTGGCAGATGTTGTTGTATTATCTGGGTTAAAGGGCATTATTAATTTTAGCCCGATGTTTATTTCTGTTCCAAAGAATGTCATTGTACGAGATATTGATTTTACGATTGAATTCTTGTCACTTTTTTGCGATATCCAAAGGTAA
- a CDS encoding TonB-dependent receptor, whose product TVLYGDNASCGVINIVTKKGYESSESPFRIGTELGSYQYEKSFVSTGGTAKQIDYFFNYTHQQSSGYRANNDYWSNDYFSNLSFSIADQLSLEFSTGYHRDRYGMPGALFASDIELVGRRGTTHEDDKGWTSDYFVNVEPKITFSINDNDSEFSSAFSYRKRDNKSLSVSNWGRYETLHQIDSFELRPKFQMKSMITQEMANDVTVGLDYFYAKDKVRSGNQSSNQDRVNIIKQTFGLYALENVEIKDKFLISLGGRATWADYDFDQTAVSVNQDSKSITDGALNFGLGYKYNKDSQLFFDYSRSFRLPVTDEYYQNVYTGFWGSGGGLNTDLKHQVAHNYEFGIRDVSLPWLFADANIFLMDVDHEIYYDPITYKNSNYEPQTRHYGFELSSRLKFFKELLEPYINWTYQDAFFKGGTYAGNKVPFVPRNKISAGISLRPLDDLNTTFSMNYVDKCFAISDQLNGQAKLNSYITFDFKLDYQYKNVKFWFSVKNILDRMYDAYGVYSSGNDEVGFYPAQGRSFYSGVSFEF is encoded by the coding sequence CAACTGTTTTGTACGGGGACAATGCCTCTTGCGGTGTTATTAATATTGTTACAAAAAAAGGTTACGAGTCTTCAGAGTCCCCTTTTCGAATTGGCACAGAGCTTGGGAGCTATCAATATGAAAAGTCATTTGTGTCAACAGGAGGGACAGCCAAGCAGATTGATTATTTCTTTAATTATACGCATCAGCAATCTTCGGGCTATCGGGCAAATAATGATTATTGGTCTAATGATTATTTCTCGAATTTGTCTTTTTCGATCGCAGATCAGCTTTCGTTAGAGTTCTCGACGGGCTATCATCGAGATCGTTATGGAATGCCGGGCGCTCTTTTTGCATCAGATATTGAGTTGGTCGGTCGAAGAGGAACGACTCACGAAGATGACAAAGGATGGACATCTGATTATTTTGTAAACGTAGAACCAAAGATAACTTTCTCAATTAATGATAATGACTCAGAGTTTTCTTCAGCATTTTCTTATCGAAAAAGGGATAACAAATCGTTGTCTGTTTCAAATTGGGGGCGCTACGAAACGCTTCATCAAATCGATTCTTTTGAGCTGCGTCCAAAATTCCAGATGAAATCTATGATTACTCAAGAGATGGCTAATGATGTCACGGTAGGGCTTGATTATTTTTATGCCAAAGATAAAGTAAGAAGTGGAAATCAAAGCTCGAATCAAGATCGTGTTAATATTATTAAACAAACATTTGGTCTTTATGCCTTAGAAAATGTTGAGATTAAAGATAAATTTTTAATTAGCCTTGGTGGCCGTGCAACGTGGGCTGATTATGATTTTGACCAAACAGCTGTTTCTGTTAATCAAGATTCAAAATCGATCACAGACGGAGCTCTTAATTTTGGTTTAGGGTATAAATACAATAAAGATTCTCAGCTCTTTTTTGATTACTCAAGGTCTTTTCGCTTGCCGGTAACGGATGAGTATTATCAAAATGTTTATACTGGTTTTTGGGGCAGTGGAGGGGGTTTAAATACTGACTTAAAACATCAAGTGGCTCATAATTACGAGTTTGGTATTCGCGATGTTTCTTTGCCTTGGCTTTTTGCTGATGCAAATATATTTTTGATGGATGTTGATCATGAAATTTATTACGATCCGATTACTTATAAAAATTCAAATTATGAACCGCAAACGCGTCATTATGGATTTGAATTAAGCAGTAGGCTGAAATTCTTTAAAGAGCTTTTAGAGCCTTATATTAATTGGACTTATCAAGATGCATTTTTTAAGGGTGGAACATATGCAGGAAACAAAGTGCCATTTGTTCCTCGAAATAAGATTTCAGCAGGCATTTCTTTGCGTCCTCTTGACGATTTGAACACAACATTCTCTATGAATTACGTGGACAAGTGCTTTGCGATTAGTGATCAATTGAATGGCCAAGCCAAATTGAATTCATACATCACATTTGATTTTAAATTAGATTATCAGTATAAAAATGTAAAATTTTGGTTTAGCGTTAAAAATATATTAGATCGGATGTATGACGCTTATGGTGTCTATTCTTCTGGAAATGATGAAGTAGGGTTTTATCCAGCGCAAGGACGTAGTTTTTATTCTGGCGTTAGTTTTGAGTTCTAA
- a CDS encoding energy-coupling factor ABC transporter permease yields MHIPSSMLHGAICPVTAAVSTIGISAAAYVASKSSQKPTASRFAAITALIFAGQMMNFPIQDGTSGHLLGGVIASVLLGTPFGILATAIVLAIQCLIFSDGGFSVLGANILNMSILGAGLGGIVYSKAIKNNSLNPVEKFVKIGILSWASVMVAALACSIELGISGTVAFPKVAGAMLSTHALIGIGEAVITMVVCYAFVKEESSNTIRNVVAPFSAAVLIGMMLSPFASSFPDGLEWVAQKYQFLHDSAPAFVSPMPDYTIPAISNEVISTGLAGLAGVVITFFIAWLALKGVSVLNRRFV; encoded by the coding sequence ATGCATATTCCAAGTAGCATGTTGCATGGAGCAATTTGTCCTGTCACCGCTGCTGTTAGTACAATAGGAATTAGTGCTGCGGCTTATGTTGCATCAAAATCAAGTCAAAAGCCTACGGCTTCACGTTTTGCTGCGATAACAGCGTTGATATTTGCAGGGCAAATGATGAATTTTCCAATTCAGGATGGAACGTCGGGTCATCTTTTAGGCGGAGTTATTGCTTCTGTATTACTTGGAACGCCATTTGGTATTTTGGCAACGGCTATTGTCTTAGCTATTCAATGTTTGATATTTTCAGATGGAGGGTTTTCTGTTTTAGGAGCAAATATTCTTAATATGTCGATTCTGGGGGCAGGATTAGGAGGAATTGTTTATTCAAAAGCAATAAAAAACAATTCTTTAAACCCAGTTGAGAAGTTTGTAAAAATTGGTATCTTATCGTGGGCATCTGTTATGGTTGCTGCTTTGGCATGTAGCATTGAATTAGGTATTTCCGGAACGGTTGCATTCCCAAAGGTTGCAGGTGCAATGCTAAGCACTCATGCGCTTATTGGAATTGGCGAAGCTGTGATTACGATGGTTGTTTGTTATGCTTTTGTTAAAGAAGAATCTTCAAATACAATACGAAATGTTGTTGCGCCTTTTTCAGCTGCGGTTTTGATTGGTATGATGCTTAGTCCCTTTGCAAGCAGTTTTCCTGATGGATTAGAATGGGTTGCTCAAAAGTATCAATTTTTACATGATTCAGCTCCTGCATTTGTAAGTCCAATGCCTGACTATACAATTCCAGCAATTTCAAATGAAGTTATTTCAACTGGCTTAGCTGGATTAGCAGGCGTTGTAATAACTTTTTTTATTGCTTGGCTTGCTTTGAAAGGTGTCAGTGTTTTAAATCGAAGATTTGTCTAG
- a CDS encoding NAD(P)H-dependent oxidoreductase subunit E, translated as MSDSLQKKIQEICQSSNNDRARMMDIVQSVQKEFGCVSSEAMNLIAKATKSHHVEVESVVSFYSFLSKEQKGKTVIRLCNDTVDRMKGCQEVAKALSSELGVKFGETTSDGKITLEYTPCIGMCDQAPAALINDVVAPNLTAEKVKEIVKNLKKGVDPSKLSLGKGDGNNTDSLIGAAVRNNVLKVGDVIFADNDSGKGLENALALKPEEVIDMIKVAKLRGRGGAGFPTGLKWQFTRSARGEQKFVICNADEGEPGTFKDRVLLTEKFDLLFEGMTIAGYAIGASTGIIYVRGEYAYLLKFLKSKLKERYDQRLLGKNIKGKSGFNFDIRIQMGSGAYICGEESALISSCEGLRGDPKTRPPFPAQRGYLASPTSVNNVETICSVTRILEKGSDWFLSIGSTNSSGTKILSISGYCKRPGVYEYPFGISITDLLNDVGAEDAKAVLVGGPSGQFIGKNEFSRIICYNDLGTGGSIVIFGPKCDLLKAVDEYMEFFVEESCGYCTPCRAGNILLKKKLEEILEGNGESADLDYLQSLGEGIKKTSRCGLGQTSPNPILTTLKNFKPLYEALMKPQEKGMQPTFDIRAALGDAEKAQMRKSVLYKN; from the coding sequence ATGAGCGATTCTCTACAGAAGAAAATTCAAGAAATTTGTCAATCCAGTAATAATGATCGTGCTCGAATGATGGACATCGTGCAGAGCGTACAAAAGGAATTCGGATGCGTTAGCAGCGAAGCGATGAATCTGATCGCTAAGGCAACAAAATCACACCATGTCGAGGTTGAGAGTGTTGTTTCTTTTTATTCATTTCTTTCGAAAGAACAAAAAGGTAAAACAGTCATTAGACTTTGCAATGACACTGTTGACCGTATGAAGGGATGTCAGGAGGTTGCCAAGGCATTGTCGTCTGAGCTTGGCGTTAAATTTGGAGAAACAACATCTGATGGAAAAATTACTCTTGAATATACGCCATGCATTGGCATGTGTGATCAAGCTCCAGCTGCGCTGATTAATGATGTGGTCGCACCAAATTTAACTGCTGAAAAAGTGAAAGAAATTGTAAAGAACTTAAAGAAAGGCGTGGATCCTTCAAAACTTTCTTTAGGTAAGGGTGATGGAAATAATACTGACAGTCTTATTGGGGCTGCTGTAAGAAATAATGTTTTAAAAGTAGGGGACGTTATTTTTGCTGATAATGATTCGGGTAAAGGCTTAGAGAATGCACTTGCATTGAAGCCAGAAGAAGTTATTGATATGATTAAGGTTGCTAAGCTTCGTGGTCGTGGGGGAGCAGGTTTTCCGACAGGTTTAAAGTGGCAATTTACGCGTTCAGCTAGAGGAGAACAGAAATTTGTGATTTGCAACGCTGATGAAGGTGAGCCTGGAACATTTAAGGACAGGGTTCTTTTGACTGAAAAGTTTGACCTTCTTTTTGAAGGAATGACGATTGCGGGTTATGCCATTGGTGCAAGCACAGGGATTATTTATGTGAGAGGCGAATATGCTTATCTGCTTAAGTTTTTAAAATCGAAACTTAAAGAAAGATATGATCAACGGCTTCTTGGAAAGAATATTAAAGGAAAAAGTGGATTTAATTTTGATATTCGTATTCAAATGGGATCTGGTGCTTATATTTGTGGAGAGGAAAGCGCTTTGATCAGTTCTTGCGAAGGTCTCAGGGGAGACCCAAAGACACGCCCTCCTTTTCCTGCGCAAAGAGGATATTTAGCTTCTCCGACAAGCGTTAATAACGTTGAGACAATTTGTTCGGTGACTCGTATTTTAGAAAAAGGATCTGATTGGTTCTTGTCGATTGGATCAACAAATAGCTCCGGAACAAAAATATTAAGTATTTCCGGTTACTGTAAGAGACCAGGTGTTTACGAGTATCCTTTCGGCATCAGCATTACTGATCTTTTAAACGATGTAGGAGCCGAAGACGCTAAAGCTGTTTTGGTTGGTGGTCCCTCGGGTCAGTTTATTGGAAAAAATGAATTTTCACGTATTATTTGTTATAACGATTTAGGGACAGGAGGTTCTATTGTTATATTTGGACCTAAATGTGATTTATTAAAAGCTGTCGATGAATATATGGAATTTTTTGTTGAAGAAAGTTGTGGTTATTGTACGCCTTGCCGTGCAGGTAACATTTTGTTAAAAAAGAAACTAGAAGAGATTCTGGAAGGCAATGGTGAATCAGCCGATTTAGATTATCTTCAAAGTTTAGGTGAAGGCATTAAAAAGACAAGCCGTTGTGGACTTGGGCAAACATCACCCAATCCGATTTTGACAACTTTAAAGAATTTTAAACCGCTTTATGAAGCTCTCATGAAACCTCAGGAAAAGGGTATGCAGCCAACGTTTGATATTCGTGCTGCTCTAGGTGACGCAGAAAAAGCGCAGATGAGAAAATCAGTTCTTTACAAAAATTAA
- the hypB gene encoding hydrogenase nickel incorporation protein HypB yields MKVTVAKRILKDNDVVAEKNREIFKRVGLLAVNFISSPGSGKTTLLEKTILALLPDQKATVVVGDLQTTRDADRLAPNALDVVQINTGLSCHLYANQVTESLSGLNIEGADYLFIENVGNMVCPGEFDLGENAKVILLSIPEGDDKVAKYPTIFRAADLVLLTKVDLLGVLDFDIKRIESDIKKLNSNLEILHVSPLKGQGMNEWISWLKAKRQQSVGARAKFVTEA; encoded by the coding sequence ATGAAAGTGACAGTTGCAAAAAGAATTTTAAAAGATAATGATGTTGTCGCAGAGAAAAATCGAGAAATTTTTAAAAGAGTGGGCCTTTTAGCTGTTAATTTTATTAGTTCGCCTGGAAGTGGAAAAACAACACTTTTAGAAAAAACAATTTTAGCATTGTTGCCAGATCAAAAAGCCACGGTTGTGGTTGGTGATCTTCAGACCACGCGTGATGCTGACCGGCTTGCGCCAAACGCGTTGGATGTGGTTCAGATTAATACAGGCTTGAGTTGTCATTTGTATGCGAATCAGGTAACAGAAAGCCTTTCTGGACTAAATATTGAGGGAGCAGATTATTTGTTTATTGAGAATGTGGGCAATATGGTTTGCCCAGGTGAATTTGATCTTGGAGAAAATGCAAAAGTTATTCTTTTGAGCATTCCAGAGGGTGACGATAAGGTTGCTAAGTACCCAACGATTTTTCGAGCGGCTGACTTGGTTCTTTTGACCAAAGTAGATCTTTTAGGCGTACTTGACTTCGATATTAAGCGCATTGAGAGTGATATTAAAAAGCTTAATTCTAATTTGGAAATTCTTCACGTTTCTCCTTTGAAGGGTCAAGGAATGAATGAGTGGATTTCTTGGCTTAAAGCTAAGCGTCAGCAAAGCGTTGGGGCAAGAGCTAAGTTTGTCACTGAAGCTTAA
- a CDS encoding hydrogenase maturation nickel metallochaperone HypA, with translation MSIAVSLMDQVLETAKSNNLNKIDEIEIEAGFLRQIVGEVMQEAFLAVRRETIAENAILRIIEIAPLVKCNICKKEFEPEINDFLCPQCQKADVEVLKGDEIILKSIAGN, from the coding sequence ATGTCAATTGCTGTAAGTTTGATGGATCAGGTTTTGGAAACGGCAAAATCTAATAATTTAAATAAAATTGATGAAATTGAAATTGAAGCCGGTTTTTTAAGGCAAATTGTTGGCGAGGTTATGCAAGAAGCATTTTTGGCAGTACGACGAGAAACCATTGCTGAAAATGCAATATTAAGAATTATCGAAATTGCTCCTTTGGTAAAGTGTAATATTTGTAAAAAAGAATTTGAGCCTGAAATAAATGATTTTTTGTGTCCGCAATGTCAAAAAGCAGATGTGGAGGTTCTTAAAGGTGACGAAATTATTTTAAAATCAATTGCTGGAAATTAA
- a CDS encoding 2Fe-2S iron-sulfur cluster-binding protein, protein MSEKTVIIKIDGIEIKAKAGQTIMQAADEAGVYIPRLCYLKDLTPHGSCRVCTVKVNGRYQTACTEPAVDGMEVENKTQELEGLRRDIIDMLFVEGNHFCMFCEKSGNCDLQAEAYRLGICAPKFPYLFPDRDIDGTHPDIFIDRNRCILCGRCVNASRDVDGKTVFEFVGRGSEKKVAVNADAKLGDTNMALTDKAADVCPVGAIIKKRIGFAIPVGKRTYDQKPIGSEIESKS, encoded by the coding sequence ATGAGCGAAAAGACAGTTATAATAAAAATTGATGGAATTGAGATTAAGGCTAAAGCTGGTCAGACGATTATGCAAGCGGCTGATGAGGCTGGAGTTTATATTCCAAGACTTTGCTATCTTAAAGATTTAACGCCGCATGGTAGTTGTCGCGTTTGCACTGTTAAGGTCAATGGTCGATATCAAACGGCTTGCACTGAACCGGCTGTCGATGGCATGGAAGTTGAAAACAAGACGCAAGAGCTAGAAGGCCTTCGTCGAGATATTATTGATATGCTATTTGTTGAAGGAAATCATTTTTGCATGTTTTGCGAGAAGAGCGGCAATTGCGATCTTCAGGCGGAAGCTTACCGATTAGGCATTTGTGCGCCAAAGTTCCCATATTTATTTCCAGATAGAGACATAGATGGAACACATCCAGATATTTTTATTGATCGTAATCGTTGTATTTTGTGTGGCCGTTGTGTTAATGCTTCACGCGATGTTGATGGCAAAACAGTTTTTGAGTTCGTCGGACGAGGCTCAGAAAAGAAAGTGGCTGTTAACGCCGATGCAAAATTAGGGGATACAAATATGGCGTTAACGGACAAAGCGGCTGATGTTTGTCCTGTTGGTGCGATTATTAAAAAGAGAATAGGATTTGCAATTCCAGTTGGAAAAAGAACTTATGACCAAAAACCAATTGGTTCTGAGATAGAATCAAAATCGTAG